In Nocardia asteroides, the following proteins share a genomic window:
- a CDS encoding TetR/AcrR family transcriptional regulator, with protein MSDRRTQIMEAAVRVIAQDGVRGLRVEKLAAAAEVSTALIYYHFKDRAGILRAALEHINHRAQSYTDGTAATDPRTRVLDMLLLELQDVDAVRENSVAWGELRATAAFDADLRAPLRTTTTAWNTDIADLIGAAQTAGTVAATVDPAAAAERLTALVEGLSERWHSGSLDLPRARRLLTGAVELELGAN; from the coding sequence GTGTCGGATCGTCGTACCCAGATCATGGAAGCCGCGGTCCGCGTCATCGCCCAGGACGGCGTGCGCGGACTGCGGGTCGAAAAGCTCGCCGCGGCCGCCGAGGTCTCCACGGCGCTGATCTACTACCACTTCAAGGATCGCGCCGGCATCCTGCGCGCGGCGCTCGAACACATCAATCACCGCGCCCAGTCCTACACCGACGGGACCGCCGCCACCGATCCGCGCACCCGCGTGCTGGACATGCTGCTGCTCGAACTCCAGGACGTCGACGCGGTGCGTGAGAACAGCGTCGCCTGGGGCGAACTGCGCGCCACGGCGGCCTTCGACGCCGATCTGCGCGCGCCACTGCGCACCACCACCACCGCCTGGAACACCGACATCGCGGACCTGATCGGTGCGGCGCAGACGGCGGGCACGGTCGCCGCCACGGTCGACCCCGCCGCCGCCGCGGAACGCCTCACCGCCCTGGTCGAAGGGCTCAGCGAGCGCTGGCACAGCGGATCGCTCGATCTGCCGCGCGCCCGTCGATTGCTCACCGGCGCGGTCGAACTCGAACTCGGCGCGAACTAG
- a CDS encoding phytanoyl-CoA dioxygenase family protein yields MSSEVSSLTDLGGDLAGTYRRTASGGAVVDPAVVEADLAAVRRDGFVILPDLLTADELAGIRESVTPLLNRHGRNNFEGHTTQRVYSVLNKTASCDRIADHPRVLALLDRMFQPNYLLSMLQVINILPGEQAQMLHTDDGFYPLPRPRAALGAATIWAIDDFTADNGATDIIPGSHHWGDRLPADETREPVVMRAGSCVFFPGTLWHGGGANRTDRPRLAVTAQYCEPWLRPQEAFTLSITRDTARRVSEDIRRMLGYSIHPPFIGQVDGMHPKRLLEPGAQPL; encoded by the coding sequence ATGAGCAGCGAAGTGTCCTCGTTGACGGATTTGGGCGGCGATCTGGCCGGTACCTACCGGCGGACCGCGAGCGGCGGCGCCGTCGTCGACCCGGCGGTCGTCGAGGCGGATCTGGCCGCCGTGCGGCGCGACGGGTTCGTCATCCTGCCGGACCTGCTCACTGCCGACGAGCTGGCCGGGATTCGCGAATCCGTGACGCCGCTGCTGAATCGGCACGGCCGCAACAACTTCGAAGGACACACCACCCAGCGCGTATACAGCGTGCTGAACAAGACGGCGAGCTGCGACCGGATCGCCGACCATCCGCGGGTGCTGGCGCTGCTGGACCGGATGTTCCAGCCGAACTACCTGCTCTCGATGTTGCAGGTGATCAATATCCTGCCGGGCGAGCAGGCCCAGATGCTGCACACCGACGACGGCTTCTACCCGCTGCCGCGTCCGCGCGCGGCCCTCGGCGCGGCCACGATCTGGGCCATCGACGACTTCACCGCCGACAACGGCGCCACCGACATCATCCCCGGCAGTCACCACTGGGGCGATCGGCTGCCCGCGGACGAGACCCGCGAGCCCGTGGTGATGCGCGCCGGTTCGTGTGTGTTCTTCCCGGGCACGCTGTGGCACGGCGGCGGCGCCAACCGCACCGACCGGCCGCGGCTGGCCGTCACCGCCCAGTACTGCGAACCGTGGTTGCGGCCGCAGGAGGCGTTCACCCTCTCGATCACCCGCGACACCGCGCGCCGGGTCTCCGAGGACATCCGGCGCATGCTCGGCTACAGCATCCATCCGCCGTTCATCGGCCAGGTCGACGGCATGCACCCGAAGCGCCTGCTCGAGCCCGGCGCGCAGCCGCTCTAG
- a CDS encoding TetR/AcrR family transcriptional regulator — translation MARAPIGRQQLLTAAREELVRGNGVLELSALTRRANLSTGALYHHFGSKSGLLAAIYDGFYDGLRHAIADANLPADADWATREHARTHLFVAYHFDDPLAPILLTRAALDPDLAELEAVHIERMSAKAADNIRHGQTAGQLSTTLDPDSAGAYVIGGLRHGIAQQLRSTPPADQHQATARLWHLTAATLGIS, via the coding sequence ATGGCACGCGCTCCGATCGGACGTCAACAACTTCTCACCGCCGCCCGCGAGGAACTGGTCCGCGGCAACGGCGTCCTGGAACTGAGCGCGCTCACCCGCCGCGCCAACCTGAGCACCGGCGCCCTCTACCACCACTTCGGCTCCAAGTCCGGCCTGCTCGCCGCCATCTACGACGGCTTCTACGACGGCCTACGCCACGCTATCGCCGACGCCAACCTCCCCGCCGACGCCGACTGGGCCACCCGCGAACACGCCCGCACCCACCTGTTCGTCGCCTACCACTTCGACGACCCCCTGGCCCCCATCCTCCTCACCCGCGCCGCCCTCGACCCCGACCTCGCCGAACTGGAAGCCGTCCACATCGAAAGAATGAGCGCCAAGGCCGCCGACAACATCCGCCACGGCCAGACCGCCGGTCAGCTCTCCACCACCCTCGACCCCGACAGCGCGGGCGCCTACGTCATCGGCGGCCTCCGCCACGGCATAGCCCAGCAACTCCGCTCGACACCTCCGGCCGACCAGCACCAAGCCACCGCCCGCCTCTGGCACCTGACCGCCGCCACCCTCGGCATCTCCTGA
- a CDS encoding S8 family serine peptidase — translation MKTTWLALPVAVLSILAAAAIPAAADPAEQKPKVPVALAENGRGIPDVYIVGVKEGADLDAVLTRAKINETRVTATALRSFSAKLSKHQIEALQDDSSVELILQDQHTLSPSSVDGYTPTDQPGPGWALDRINQAALPGDGNYTTSATGAGVTAYVIDGGIDVTHPDFEGRASEGMSTITSPMTATCANYQHGTGVAGMLGGAKFGVAKKVTLVSLRISPCDSGASFTDILSATNWLLGHGQKPAVVNLSSNANATGTFEDQIAAGWMRGVFNNLAESGFFITNSTSNRQMDACLGWPADAAGVMAVAHTDADDHAADTSDWGGCIQLYAPGHLVPMPKIGGGFAIGKGSSFAAPMVAGVGALYKATYGDASYTVIADWIKDKSTKNVVLPKLNGNVGAQPTVNRLLNTGGL, via the coding sequence GTGAAAACGACCTGGTTGGCGCTGCCAGTCGCGGTACTTTCCATACTGGCCGCAGCGGCGATCCCCGCCGCCGCCGATCCTGCCGAGCAGAAGCCGAAGGTGCCTGTGGCACTGGCAGAAAACGGCCGCGGCATCCCAGACGTCTATATCGTCGGCGTGAAAGAGGGCGCGGACCTCGACGCCGTGTTGACAAGGGCGAAGATCAACGAGACTCGGGTAACAGCGACCGCGCTGAGGTCCTTCAGTGCGAAACTCTCGAAGCATCAAATCGAAGCGCTACAGGACGATTCATCGGTGGAGTTGATCCTGCAGGACCAGCACACACTGAGTCCCTCGAGCGTCGATGGGTACACTCCGACCGACCAACCTGGTCCGGGGTGGGCACTCGATCGAATCAATCAGGCAGCTCTGCCCGGTGATGGAAACTACACCACTAGTGCCACCGGCGCCGGCGTCACGGCCTACGTGATCGACGGTGGCATAGATGTCACTCACCCGGACTTCGAGGGACGAGCCTCCGAGGGCATGTCCACGATCACCTCGCCGATGACCGCCACCTGCGCGAATTATCAGCACGGTACCGGCGTCGCAGGCATGCTGGGCGGCGCCAAGTTCGGCGTGGCCAAGAAGGTCACGTTGGTCTCCCTCCGCATATCACCTTGTGACTCGGGAGCCAGCTTCACCGATATTCTCAGCGCCACCAACTGGTTGCTGGGACACGGCCAGAAGCCTGCCGTAGTGAACTTGTCGTCCAATGCCAACGCAACCGGTACATTCGAGGACCAGATCGCGGCGGGATGGATGCGCGGGGTATTCAACAATCTCGCCGAATCCGGCTTCTTCATCACCAATTCCACGAGTAATCGTCAAATGGACGCCTGCCTCGGTTGGCCTGCCGATGCGGCCGGGGTCATGGCGGTCGCGCACACGGACGCCGACGATCACGCCGCCGACACCTCGGACTGGGGTGGCTGCATTCAACTGTACGCACCCGGACATCTGGTCCCCATGCCGAAGATCGGTGGCGGCTTCGCGATCGGCAAGGGTTCATCATTCGCTGCGCCGATGGTCGCAGGAGTCGGCGCCCTGTACAAGGCGACGTATGGAGATGCCAGCTACACGGTCATCGCAGACTGGATCAAGGACAAATCCACCAAGAATGTCGTGCTGCCCAAGCTCAACGGCAATGTCGGCGCCCAACCCACGGTGAACCGGCTGCTCAACACCGGCGGCCTGTAG
- a CDS encoding restriction endonuclease: protein MGAVEYRTATLVALTDRGEKLLSSLALDGPTEVDHSPSQPIEIKDPPTAIADLLADLTPSALESRNQILGYVPRGKGETDVVQALQALVNAASPSVSKAQLLTFAEKHFGVSESSFGAILTTLTKSGLIEQTSLNVYEPTPAARAWLETAEPLDLVLAMHTRYLFMLEIIPMLREHDRAPDLARAAVENYGLRRADVGGVRTRLQILLAAGLIMERANWRYQSTALGEEIAARYPLQTPRDVAETSGSGETGVGETGEPTGETQLQQAADIGRDLMNGGRDADSPIRLEQAVARAFQFLGFEARHIGGGGKTDVLATVDNGELKPVRIIVDAKSARSGSVNEGAVSFDTLREHQSKHRADHVVLVGPGFDTGRVRTRAEQNGVVLITTTELTEVLVRHANSPLSPYHYLGLITGKEDDRRQLDLRWSGAERRIDLLAQIITVLAEEARDTDEITRGALTSDQIYLIAREGSTGSRPHPTDIEATLDLLQHPLIDSVRTVRADRGRPAAYHLVDSPALVRAKLATLARALDFLDEEAPD from the coding sequence ATGGGCGCAGTCGAGTACCGGACTGCAACGCTCGTGGCTCTTACCGACCGCGGCGAAAAGCTGCTATCTAGCCTCGCTCTCGACGGCCCAACCGAAGTAGATCATTCCCCGTCGCAGCCAATAGAGATTAAAGACCCACCAACCGCGATTGCAGACCTCCTTGCCGACCTGACACCGTCGGCGCTCGAATCCCGGAATCAGATTCTCGGGTACGTGCCGCGTGGTAAGGGAGAGACCGACGTCGTGCAAGCCCTGCAGGCGTTGGTCAATGCCGCTTCTCCCTCCGTTAGTAAAGCTCAACTGCTCACTTTTGCCGAAAAACACTTTGGGGTGAGTGAATCTTCTTTTGGCGCGATCCTTACAACGCTCACCAAGTCCGGCCTGATCGAACAGACATCGTTAAATGTCTACGAGCCCACACCCGCTGCCCGTGCTTGGCTGGAGACGGCAGAGCCGCTCGACTTGGTGCTTGCGATGCACACCCGATACCTGTTCATGCTCGAAATCATCCCCATGCTGCGGGAGCACGACCGAGCACCAGATCTCGCGCGCGCGGCCGTGGAGAACTACGGGCTTCGCCGTGCCGATGTAGGTGGCGTCCGAACACGCCTCCAGATTCTCCTGGCGGCTGGGCTGATCATGGAGCGGGCGAACTGGCGCTACCAGTCGACTGCTCTCGGTGAGGAAATCGCAGCCCGGTATCCCCTGCAAACACCACGCGACGTTGCAGAGACCAGCGGGTCCGGCGAGACGGGCGTGGGAGAGACCGGTGAACCGACGGGCGAGACCCAGCTACAGCAGGCCGCGGACATCGGCCGCGATTTGATGAACGGGGGTAGGGATGCCGATAGCCCAATCCGGCTTGAGCAAGCCGTAGCACGCGCGTTTCAATTTCTCGGTTTCGAGGCTCGCCATATCGGTGGCGGCGGCAAGACAGATGTACTGGCGACTGTGGATAATGGCGAGCTAAAGCCAGTTCGAATAATCGTGGATGCCAAGTCTGCGCGATCAGGATCCGTAAACGAGGGGGCGGTGTCATTTGATACGCTGCGCGAGCATCAATCCAAGCACCGAGCCGACCATGTCGTCCTGGTTGGACCCGGCTTCGATACAGGGCGAGTACGAACGCGAGCAGAACAAAATGGTGTCGTGCTGATCACGACGACCGAATTGACGGAAGTCCTTGTACGCCATGCTAATTCGCCGCTGTCGCCCTACCATTACCTGGGTCTAATCACCGGCAAAGAGGACGACCGGCGGCAACTCGACCTGCGCTGGTCTGGTGCCGAACGTCGAATAGACCTTTTGGCGCAGATCATCACTGTGCTCGCGGAAGAGGCACGTGACACCGATGAGATCACACGTGGGGCGCTCACCAGCGATCAGATCTACTTGATTGCACGCGAGGGCAGCACCGGTTCTCGCCCACACCCCACAGATATTGAGGCGACGCTAGACTTGCTGCAGCATCCGTTGATTGACTCGGTCCGGACGGTGCGTGCCGATCGCGGACGACCGGCCGCCTATCACCTCGTTGACAGCCCAGCGCTTGTCCGAGCTAAGCTCGCCACTCTCGCGCGAGCCCTGGACTTCCTCGACGAAGAAGCGCCGGACTAG
- a CDS encoding DUF262 domain-containing protein, translating to MTVPELFDQLEPQLTEERKKVDVAYHDFSVRELVRMLVDRELNIAPAYQRKYRWKSEVASIFIESIFLGLPIPPIFVATDTGYEWEVVDGLQRLSSLLLFCAPTREDLSLVGRGSHLKLEGLQKLSKLNGLRFADFPRELQLYFNRQPLKVISLTDKSNPDVRFDLFERLNAGAISLSPQEVRSCIFRGPFNDFLDRLAATEEFQVLLKLNDSATKDGTAEEEVLKFFAYKNNAPNFTGRVKEFLNDYMKSATKTFDYGGEEEVFRRAVEFVYEATGGMPFLRSGAQVTPTVQFEACLVGAAKIIERGDRPYVSDANWINDEELKEFSRGGANTRALLGNRIDRAITLFGG from the coding sequence GTGACAGTGCCCGAACTATTCGATCAACTTGAACCTCAGCTAACTGAGGAGCGTAAGAAAGTTGACGTTGCGTATCATGACTTCTCGGTCCGCGAGCTAGTCCGGATGCTTGTGGACCGAGAGCTGAACATCGCACCAGCGTATCAGCGCAAGTATCGCTGGAAGTCTGAAGTTGCCTCCATCTTTATAGAATCAATTTTTCTTGGGCTTCCAATTCCTCCGATCTTCGTGGCCACTGATACGGGCTATGAGTGGGAAGTCGTAGATGGGCTGCAACGACTCTCCAGTCTGCTGCTCTTTTGCGCTCCCACGCGTGAGGACTTGAGTCTTGTGGGTCGTGGTAGCCACCTGAAACTTGAAGGCCTTCAGAAGCTGTCTAAATTGAATGGTCTGCGTTTCGCGGATTTTCCGCGAGAGCTCCAGTTGTATTTCAATCGTCAGCCGCTGAAAGTTATTTCTCTTACCGATAAGAGCAACCCGGATGTGAGGTTCGATCTATTCGAAAGGCTTAACGCTGGTGCGATATCTTTATCGCCGCAAGAGGTGCGCTCCTGTATCTTTAGGGGCCCCTTCAACGACTTCTTGGATCGCCTAGCTGCTACTGAAGAATTTCAGGTACTTCTTAAACTAAACGACTCTGCAACAAAGGATGGTACAGCGGAGGAAGAGGTGCTTAAATTCTTTGCCTATAAGAACAATGCTCCAAACTTTACAGGACGTGTAAAAGAATTCCTGAACGACTACATGAAATCCGCGACGAAGACGTTTGATTATGGCGGAGAAGAAGAGGTCTTTCGTAGGGCGGTGGAATTTGTTTATGAGGCGACCGGCGGAATGCCGTTCTTGAGAAGTGGCGCTCAGGTTACACCGACTGTCCAGTTCGAAGCCTGCCTAGTCGGTGCGGCAAAAATTATTGAGCGTGGTGACCGCCCTTACGTTTCTGATGCAAACTGGATAAACGACGAAGAATTGAAAGAATTCAGTCGCGGGGGGGCTAATACACGCGCACTGTTGGGTAATAGGATTGACCGCGCGATTACATTGTTCGGGGGGTAA
- the ychF gene encoding redox-regulated ATPase YchF translates to MSLTLGIVGLPNVGKSTLFNALTKNDVLAANYPFATIEPNVGVVPLPDPRLDKLAEIFGSEKIVPAVVSFVDIAGIVKGASEGAGLGNKFLANIREADAICQVVRVFADDDVVHVDGRVDAAADIEVIETELILADMQTLEKAIPRLEKEAKVKKDRKPLLDAAKTAQEFLNEGTTLFAAGKKVDGELLRELSLLTIKPFLYVFNADESVLTDEAKVAELKASVAPADAVFLDAKVEAELLELDDESALELLESIGQTEPGLHALARAGFHTLGLQTYLTAGPKEARAWTIHQGDTAPKAAGVIHTDFERGFIKAEIVAFTDLVEAGSMSAAKAAGKVRMEGKDYIMADGDVVEFRSGLASGKK, encoded by the coding sequence GTGAGCCTCACCCTCGGAATCGTCGGCCTGCCCAACGTCGGAAAGTCGACGCTGTTCAACGCGCTGACCAAGAACGACGTGCTGGCCGCGAACTACCCGTTCGCGACCATCGAGCCCAACGTCGGCGTGGTCCCGCTGCCGGACCCGCGCCTGGACAAGCTGGCCGAGATCTTCGGTTCCGAGAAGATCGTCCCCGCCGTCGTGTCGTTCGTCGACATCGCGGGCATCGTGAAGGGCGCCTCCGAGGGCGCGGGCCTGGGCAACAAGTTCCTGGCCAACATCCGTGAGGCCGACGCCATCTGCCAGGTGGTGCGCGTGTTCGCCGACGACGACGTGGTGCATGTCGACGGTCGCGTCGACGCCGCCGCCGACATCGAGGTCATCGAGACCGAGCTGATCCTGGCCGACATGCAAACCCTCGAGAAGGCCATCCCGCGCCTCGAGAAGGAAGCCAAGGTCAAGAAGGACCGCAAGCCGCTGCTCGACGCTGCCAAGACGGCGCAGGAGTTCCTCAACGAGGGCACCACCCTGTTCGCGGCGGGCAAGAAGGTCGACGGCGAGCTGCTGCGCGAACTGTCGCTGCTCACCATCAAGCCGTTCCTCTACGTCTTCAACGCCGACGAATCCGTGCTCACCGACGAGGCCAAGGTCGCCGAACTGAAGGCCTCCGTCGCCCCCGCCGACGCCGTCTTCCTCGACGCCAAGGTCGAAGCCGAACTCCTCGAACTCGACGACGAGTCCGCCCTCGAACTTCTCGAGTCCATCGGCCAGACCGAGCCCGGCCTGCACGCCCTGGCCCGCGCCGGCTTCCACACCCTCGGCCTGCAGACCTATCTCACCGCAGGCCCCAAGGAAGCCCGAGCCTGGACCATCCACCAGGGCGACACCGCCCCCAAGGCCGCAGGCGTCATCCACACCGACTTCGAACGCGGCTTCATCAAGGCCGAAATCGTCGCCTTCACCGACCTCGTCGAAGCCGGCTCCATGTCCGCCGCCAAGGCCGCGGGCAAGGTCCGCATGGAAGGCAAGGACTACATCATGGCCGACGGCGACGTCGTCGAGTTCCGCAGCGGACTAGCCTCTGGGAAGAAGTAG
- a CDS encoding quinone oxidoreductase family protein, giving the protein MRRVQYERSGGPEVLEVVAAEMPVAGPGELLVKVEAVGVTLSAIRRISGEVPQQLRAEVAGEVVAVGDGVDGFDPGYRVVGLCADAYAEYAVLPVDQASAIPDGASAVDAVALMRSGLVALGALDAAAPREGETALVTAAAGGVGHLAVQLARVRGAGWVVAAVSDEAKADFVRGLGADEVVTYDQLLAAKQADFALDGVGGAGLGDTFGALAEGGRVVTYGTGGGLIDTEDLLAGGKTLSGFRIGRLAQRDPARYEDLRQEVWQYYASGLLHPVVHAEFGLDEAAAAHAVIEQRANLGKVVLVP; this is encoded by the coding sequence ATGCGGCGAGTTCAGTACGAGCGCAGCGGTGGTCCGGAGGTGCTCGAGGTCGTCGCGGCCGAGATGCCGGTGGCCGGTCCCGGTGAGCTGCTGGTGAAGGTCGAGGCGGTCGGTGTCACCCTGTCGGCGATTCGCCGGATCAGCGGCGAGGTGCCCCAGCAGCTGCGGGCCGAAGTCGCGGGTGAGGTCGTCGCGGTCGGTGACGGTGTCGACGGGTTCGACCCCGGCTACCGCGTCGTCGGCCTGTGCGCCGACGCCTACGCCGAATACGCCGTGCTGCCCGTCGACCAGGCTTCCGCCATCCCCGACGGCGCCTCCGCGGTCGACGCGGTGGCGCTGATGCGCAGCGGTCTGGTCGCGCTCGGCGCGCTCGACGCCGCCGCGCCGCGTGAGGGTGAGACCGCGCTGGTCACCGCCGCCGCGGGCGGCGTCGGCCACCTGGCCGTGCAGCTGGCCCGCGTCCGCGGCGCCGGCTGGGTCGTCGCCGCGGTCTCCGACGAGGCCAAGGCCGACTTCGTGCGCGGTCTCGGCGCCGACGAGGTCGTCACCTACGACCAGCTGCTCGCCGCCAAGCAGGCCGACTTCGCCCTCGACGGTGTCGGCGGCGCAGGCCTGGGCGACACCTTCGGCGCGCTCGCCGAGGGCGGCCGCGTGGTCACCTACGGCACCGGCGGCGGCCTCATCGACACCGAGGACCTGCTGGCGGGCGGCAAGACCCTGTCCGGTTTCCGGATCGGCCGCCTCGCCCAGCGCGACCCCGCCCGCTACGAGGACCTGCGTCAGGAGGTGTGGCAGTACTACGCCTCCGGCCTGCTGCACCCGGTCGTGCACGCCGAGTTCGGCCTCGACGAGGCCGCCGCCGCGCACGCCGTCATCGAGCAGCGCGCCAACCTGGGCAAGGTCGTCCTGGTTCCGTGA
- a CDS encoding helix-turn-helix domain-containing protein, translating into MESTTQVVTAAPAPVLAAFIDRYIGYRLAGFEPGLHRGLPSRHMTFIVAIGPTIDVVEHTDPHQSPGSYRCVLSGLQASPAMIAHTGFQEGIAIELTPLGSRVLFGMPASELWDVSIECADASGPLGDQLADAVQSQPDWPGRFAACDRALSTAARTGSLAGPELTWAWRTLVGTGGTCEITPLAERIGWSRQHLTRKFTAEFGASPKLAARIIRFERARRMLAATPSYVSIAQVAAACGYYDQAHLNRDFAELAGCAPTTWLAEEIPSVQDPDAPAAGG; encoded by the coding sequence ATGGAGTCGACCACGCAGGTGGTGACCGCGGCCCCCGCGCCGGTGCTGGCGGCCTTCATCGACCGCTATATCGGCTATCGGCTCGCGGGGTTCGAGCCCGGCCTGCACCGGGGTCTGCCCTCGCGGCACATGACCTTCATCGTCGCCATCGGCCCGACCATCGACGTGGTCGAGCACACCGACCCGCACCAGTCGCCCGGGAGCTACCGCTGCGTGCTGAGCGGTTTGCAGGCGAGCCCGGCGATGATCGCGCACACCGGTTTCCAGGAGGGCATCGCGATCGAGCTGACTCCGCTGGGCAGCCGGGTGCTGTTCGGCATGCCCGCGAGCGAACTGTGGGATGTCTCGATCGAATGCGCCGACGCGAGCGGCCCGCTGGGGGATCAGCTCGCCGATGCCGTGCAGTCCCAACCGGATTGGCCCGGCCGCTTCGCCGCCTGCGATCGGGCGCTGAGCACGGCCGCGCGCACCGGCAGTCTCGCCGGACCCGAACTCACCTGGGCCTGGCGCACTCTCGTCGGCACCGGCGGCACCTGCGAGATCACGCCGCTGGCCGAGCGGATCGGCTGGAGCCGTCAGCACCTGACCCGCAAGTTCACCGCCGAGTTCGGCGCGAGCCCGAAACTGGCCGCGCGGATCATCCGGTTCGAGCGGGCCCGGCGGATGCTGGCGGCCACCCCGTCCTATGTCTCCATCGCCCAGGTGGCCGCCGCCTGCGGCTATTACGACCAGGCCCACCTGAACCGCGACTTCGCCGAGCTGGCCGGCTGCGCCCCGACCACCTGGCTGGCGGAGGAGATTCCATCCGTCCAAGACCCGGACGCCCCGGCGGCGGGAGGCTGA
- a CDS encoding VOC family protein: MTTSTNTQTAVWPCLAFDDARAQIEFLTTAFGFEEVAVYAREDDASVVEHGELRWPAGGGIMFGSTGRDDSPFGTRPAGVASLYLVTDQPDALHARAIAAGARLIRDLRDEDYGSRGFSVADPEGNLWSFGTYRGE, encoded by the coding sequence ATGACTACTTCGACCAATACCCAGACCGCGGTCTGGCCGTGCCTCGCCTTCGACGACGCGCGCGCCCAGATCGAATTCCTCACCACCGCCTTCGGTTTCGAAGAGGTGGCCGTCTACGCCAGGGAGGACGACGCCTCGGTCGTCGAACACGGCGAACTGCGCTGGCCCGCGGGCGGCGGGATCATGTTCGGTTCCACCGGACGCGACGACAGCCCCTTCGGCACCCGCCCGGCCGGCGTCGCCTCCCTGTACCTGGTCACCGACCAGCCCGACGCCCTGCACGCGCGCGCCATCGCGGCGGGCGCGCGCCTGATCCGCGACCTGCGCGACGAGGACTACGGCTCGCGCGGGTTCTCCGTCGCCGATCCCGAAGGCAACCTCTGGAGCTTCGGCACCTACCGCGGCGAATGA